From a single Bradyrhizobium sediminis genomic region:
- a CDS encoding NAD kinase has protein sequence MTSPKRYDRIAFVASAGAEAQAALAQLIELYGNHDPDEADIVVALGGDGLMLQTLHRHMRSGKPIYGMHRGTVGFLMNEFSTKDLHARLAAARDTMIHPLLMRATDVHGTVHVHHAINEVSLFRQTHQAARLRILIDERERMAELIADGILVATPAGSTAYNLSAQGPILPINAPLLALTPISPFRPRRWRGALLPNTAYVVIEVLEGDKRPVAAVADHDEARDVRRVEVRSDKTISMRMLFDPGHSLEERILSEQFNY, from the coding sequence ATGACCAGCCCCAAGCGATATGACCGGATCGCCTTCGTCGCGAGCGCTGGCGCGGAGGCGCAAGCGGCGCTGGCGCAGCTGATCGAGCTGTACGGCAATCACGATCCCGACGAAGCCGACATCGTGGTGGCGCTCGGCGGCGACGGATTGATGCTGCAGACGCTGCACCGGCACATGCGTTCGGGCAAGCCGATCTACGGCATGCATCGCGGCACCGTCGGCTTTCTGATGAACGAGTTCAGCACCAAAGACCTGCATGCGCGTCTCGCCGCGGCGCGCGACACCATGATCCATCCGCTCCTGATGCGCGCCACCGACGTACATGGGACGGTGCATGTGCATCACGCCATCAACGAGGTCTCGCTGTTTCGCCAGACTCATCAGGCGGCGCGCCTGAGAATCCTGATCGACGAGCGCGAGCGCATGGCGGAGCTGATCGCCGACGGCATCTTGGTGGCGACGCCCGCCGGATCCACCGCCTACAACCTTTCGGCGCAGGGCCCGATCCTGCCGATCAACGCCCCGCTCCTGGCGCTGACCCCTATCAGCCCGTTCCGGCCGCGGCGCTGGCGCGGCGCGCTACTGCCCAACACCGCCTATGTCGTGATCGAGGTGCTCGAGGGCGACAAGCGCCCGGTGGCGGCGGTGGCCGACCACGACGAAGCGCGAGACGTCCGCCGGGTCGAGGTGCGGTCCGACAAGACCATCTCGATGCGGATGCTGTTCGATCCCGGCCACAGCCTGGAAGAGCGCATTCTGAGCGAGCAGTTCAACTACTGA
- a CDS encoding response regulator — protein sequence MFRIDFNKLRFLVCDDNPHMRRILRTLLHSFGAREVYESEDGATALEMYSHYVPDIVITDWSMPIFDGLELAQMIRQPESKGNPYAPIIMLTGHSEKRRVTVARDAGVTEFLAKPISAKGLYQRILNVVANPRPFIKTKTYFGPDRRRNTNTAYIGPERRIGGEVEVMQQPSLLDKARSTV from the coding sequence ATGTTTCGCATCGATTTCAACAAGCTGCGATTTCTCGTTTGCGACGACAATCCGCATATGCGGCGCATCCTGCGGACGCTGCTGCATTCGTTCGGCGCGCGCGAGGTCTACGAGTCCGAGGACGGCGCCACCGCGCTCGAGATGTACAGCCACTACGTCCCCGACATCGTCATCACCGACTGGTCGATGCCGATATTCGATGGTCTCGAACTCGCCCAGATGATCCGGCAACCGGAATCGAAGGGTAACCCCTACGCCCCCATCATCATGCTGACCGGGCATTCCGAGAAGCGGCGCGTCACCGTGGCGCGCGACGCCGGCGTGACCGAATTTCTCGCCAAGCCGATTTCGGCCAAGGGGCTTTATCAGCGCATTCTGAACGTCGTCGCCAATCCGCGGCCGTTCATCAAGACCAAGACCTATTTCGGCCCCGACCGCCGCCGCAATACCAACACCGCCTATATCGGTCCCGAGCGCCGCATCGGCGGCGAGGTCGAAGTGATGCAGCAGCCCTCGCTGCTCGACAAGGCCCGGTCCACCGTTTAG
- a CDS encoding Hpt domain-containing protein, with amino-acid sequence MAKGKSDVQVASFADHHVITQPNPLRKVLRRVAEKDLDDPVARAEKALAGLSGEFKNWMAIEADRLSAAHAVILSNGFTNETRDELFRAAHDIKGDAATFGFPSAGAAAESLCRIIEHAPDLDHVPSNLIAHHINAIQAIVRERTKLDTAAMASELSKQLRGIADVFLTQANRDRPEHLEAILAPSIAPAE; translated from the coding sequence ATGGCCAAAGGCAAATCCGACGTGCAGGTCGCGAGCTTCGCCGACCACCACGTCATCACCCAGCCCAACCCCTTGCGCAAGGTGTTGCGGCGCGTTGCCGAAAAGGATCTCGACGATCCGGTCGCGCGCGCCGAAAAGGCGCTTGCCGGACTGTCCGGCGAATTCAAGAACTGGATGGCGATCGAGGCCGACCGGCTATCGGCCGCCCACGCCGTCATCTTGAGCAACGGCTTCACCAACGAGACGCGCGACGAACTGTTTCGCGCCGCCCATGACATCAAGGGCGACGCCGCCACTTTCGGATTCCCGTCGGCCGGCGCCGCCGCCGAAAGCCTGTGCCGGATCATCGAGCACGCGCCCGATCTCGACCACGTGCCGTCCAACCTGATCGCGCATCACATCAACGCCATCCAGGCCATCGTGCGCGAGCGCACCAAGCTCGACACCGCCGCCATGGCGAGCGAGCTGAGCAAGCAACTCCGCGGCATCGCCGACGTGTTTCTCACCCAAGCCAATCGCGACCGCCCCGAGCATCTCGAAGCCATCCTTGCGCCGAGCATCGCTCCGGCGGAGTGA
- a CDS encoding DUF2336 domain-containing protein: MIVRQFIGWIRTAPAGERAEATRSLARAWLISDLSEDDRAAAEGALLMLLDDPSPLVRQAMAEVFARSSDAPAAIVQALSLDQPSVALPVLEHSPLLIDADLVDIIATGNGEMQCAIARRINLPASVCAAIAEVGSAAAALELIENAYAELAPFSWDRIVERHGHLAAIRESMLVLEDLPAATRVALVAKLSDTLAQFVVARNWLSADRAGRIASEARDRSTVNIAARSRGDDMRGLVQHLRATGQLTAGLILRALLSGNVDLFDSALSELSGLPQARVSALLHDRGGASLQALLIRAGLPPSTFAAFRVALEVCQETGFVDSVGGAARLRRRMVERVLTHCETDPLAAEPLLILLRRFATESAREEARLFCDELVAEEAIAPVHHELIAA; the protein is encoded by the coding sequence ATGATCGTTCGGCAGTTTATCGGTTGGATACGTACCGCTCCGGCAGGCGAGCGGGCAGAGGCAACGCGGTCGTTGGCGCGGGCCTGGCTGATTTCGGATTTGTCCGAGGACGATCGCGCCGCCGCCGAAGGCGCGCTGCTGATGCTGCTCGACGATCCATCCCCGCTGGTGCGCCAGGCCATGGCCGAGGTGTTTGCGCGCAGCTCGGACGCGCCCGCCGCCATCGTGCAGGCGCTCTCGCTCGACCAGCCGTCAGTCGCCCTTCCGGTGCTCGAACATTCACCGCTTCTGATCGACGCCGATCTCGTCGACATCATCGCGACCGGCAACGGCGAAATGCAATGCGCGATCGCCCGCCGCATCAATCTGCCGGCCTCGGTCTGCGCCGCGATCGCCGAAGTCGGCTCCGCCGCGGCCGCGCTCGAGCTGATCGAGAACGCCTATGCCGAGCTGGCGCCGTTCTCCTGGGACCGTATCGTCGAACGCCACGGCCATCTCGCCGCAATCCGGGAATCGATGCTGGTGCTGGAGGACTTGCCGGCGGCGACGAGGGTCGCTCTGGTCGCCAAACTGTCGGATACGCTGGCGCAGTTCGTCGTCGCCCGCAACTGGCTCTCCGCCGACCGGGCGGGGCGGATCGCCAGCGAGGCGCGCGATCGTTCCACCGTCAATATCGCGGCGCGCTCGCGCGGCGACGACATGCGCGGCCTGGTGCAGCATCTGCGCGCCACCGGCCAGCTGACCGCCGGGCTGATCCTGCGCGCGCTGCTGTCGGGCAATGTCGACCTGTTCGATTCAGCGCTTTCGGAATTGTCCGGGCTGCCGCAGGCGCGCGTCTCCGCGCTGCTGCACGACCGCGGCGGCGCCAGCCTGCAGGCGCTGCTGATCCGCGCCGGCCTGCCGCCATCCACCTTCGCGGCGTTCCGGGTGGCGCTCGAAGTCTGCCAGGAAACCGGCTTCGTCGATAGCGTCGGCGGCGCTGCACGACTGCGGCGGCGCATGGTCGAGCGCGTGCTGACCCATTGCGAGACCGATCCATTGGCCGCCGAGCCGCTGTTGATCCTGCTGCGCCGCTTTGCGACGGAATCGGCGCGGGAAGAAGCCCGCCTGTTCTGCGACGAGCTGGTCGCGGAAGAAGCGATTGCGCCTGTGCATCACGAGCTGATCGCGGCGTAG
- a CDS encoding transglycosylase SLT domain-containing protein yields MSVDASIATATAGIDPSRARIAGAIRQAADTTGTSFEYMLATAKMESNFNPKAAASTSSARGLYQFIDQTWLGTVKEAGSQLGYGKYADAISRSPSGSYYVSDPAARTAIMKLRDDPTAASAMAGVLTQSNSFKLTGKIGRRPTDGELYMAHFMGVGGAAKLISKAEDNPGASAARLFPNAAAANRPIFYDRAGRARSVSEVYSVLNSRYASAANSPATRTAMAAAGGEMPRRVTLASATPATVSIDNAAYLSSFPDSRAVTPVATASQPALQTASLPQTEPIFRSLFQAGERSQPVSPAVQELWGNSSSLTSVASATSDAGAALAQKPEIRAPRPLDLFSDRAGTFSS; encoded by the coding sequence ATGTCGGTCGACGCTTCAATCGCCACGGCAACGGCAGGCATCGATCCTTCGCGCGCGCGGATTGCCGGCGCGATCAGGCAGGCCGCCGATACCACCGGCACCAGCTTCGAATACATGCTGGCCACCGCGAAGATGGAATCCAATTTCAATCCGAAGGCCGCCGCCTCGACCTCGTCGGCGCGCGGGCTCTATCAATTCATCGACCAGACCTGGCTCGGCACCGTGAAGGAAGCCGGCAGCCAGCTCGGCTACGGCAAATATGCCGACGCCATCTCCCGCTCGCCGTCCGGCAGTTATTATGTCAGCGACCCCGCCGCGCGGACCGCGATCATGAAGCTGCGCGACGACCCCACGGCGGCCTCCGCGATGGCGGGCGTGCTGACCCAGTCCAACAGTTTCAAGCTCACCGGCAAGATCGGCCGCCGCCCGACCGACGGCGAACTCTATATGGCGCATTTCATGGGCGTCGGCGGCGCCGCCAAGCTGATCTCGAAAGCCGAGGACAATCCGGGCGCCTCGGCGGCACGGCTGTTTCCCAATGCCGCCGCCGCCAACCGGCCGATCTTCTACGACCGGGCAGGGCGGGCGCGCAGCGTCTCCGAAGTCTATTCGGTGCTGAATTCGCGCTACGCCAGCGCCGCCAATTCCCCGGCGACGCGCACCGCGATGGCCGCGGCCGGCGGTGAGATGCCGAGGCGCGTCACGCTCGCCAGCGCAACCCCCGCCACGGTGTCGATCGACAACGCCGCCTATCTCTCGAGCTTTCCGGATTCGCGCGCAGTGACCCCGGTGGCAACGGCGTCGCAGCCGGCGCTGCAGACCGCGTCGCTGCCGCAGACCGAACCGATCTTCCGTTCGTTGTTCCAGGCCGGCGAACGTTCGCAGCCGGTCTCGCCGGCGGTTCAGGAGCTATGGGGTAATTCTTCTTCGCTGACATCGGTTGCTTCAGCAACTTCGGACGCGGGCGCGGCGTTGGCGCAGAAGCCCGAGATCCGCGCGCCGCGGCCGCTCGATCTCTTCAGCGATCGCGCCGGCACGTTCAGCAGCTAA
- the hisI gene encoding phosphoribosyl-AMP cyclohydrolase, which yields MSKSADIDDREEGLAFQPKFDASGLVTCVATDAATGEVLMVAHMNDEALRRTIASGEAWYFSRSRKALWRKGETSGHTQRVVEMRADCDQDAIWIRVEQSGAACHTGRCSCFYRKVDAAEGGARLSFVDAEKQFDPKAVYRK from the coding sequence GTGTCCAAATCTGCAGATATCGATGACCGCGAAGAGGGGCTGGCATTCCAGCCCAAATTCGACGCGTCGGGACTCGTCACCTGCGTCGCCACCGATGCTGCGACCGGCGAGGTGCTGATGGTCGCGCACATGAACGACGAAGCCTTGCGCAGGACCATCGCCAGCGGGGAAGCCTGGTACTTCAGCCGCTCCCGCAAGGCCTTATGGCGAAAAGGTGAGACTTCAGGTCATACCCAGCGGGTGGTGGAGATGCGCGCCGACTGCGACCAGGACGCGATCTGGATCCGGGTCGAGCAATCAGGCGCGGCGTGCCACACCGGACGGTGCTCCTGCTTCTATCGCAAGGTCGACGCGGCCGAGGGCGGGGCGCGGCTGTCGTTCGTGGATGCGGAGAAACAGTTCGATCCGAAGGCGGTTTATCGGAAGTGA
- the folE gene encoding GTP cyclohydrolase I FolE, translating to MDALIKSLRPGKGSDPKLADSKLLEARPAELDPSEFLAAAVRADQPRPSRAEAEAAVQTLLGYIGENPDREGLIDTPRRVVEAFDELYQGYHQCPAEVLNRTFGETAGYDDFVLIRDIEFTSQCEHHMMPFYGKAHIAYTPVERVVGLSKLARLTDIFARRLQTQEHLTAQIAAAIDEVLKPRGVAVVIEAEHTCMSVRGVAKHGAMTFTSRYTGMFRDNPAEQARFLSMVRGAQR from the coding sequence ATGGACGCACTGATCAAATCGCTCCGCCCAGGCAAGGGTTCTGACCCGAAACTTGCGGACTCGAAGCTTCTGGAAGCCCGCCCGGCCGAACTCGACCCATCCGAGTTTCTGGCCGCGGCCGTCCGCGCCGACCAGCCGCGCCCGTCGCGCGCCGAGGCGGAAGCGGCGGTGCAGACCCTGCTCGGCTATATCGGCGAGAATCCCGACCGCGAGGGCCTGATCGATACGCCGCGCCGGGTGGTCGAAGCCTTCGACGAACTCTATCAGGGCTATCACCAGTGTCCGGCCGAGGTGCTCAACCGCACCTTCGGCGAGACCGCGGGCTATGACGACTTCGTGCTGATCCGCGACATCGAATTCACCTCGCAGTGCGAGCATCACATGATGCCGTTCTACGGCAAGGCGCATATCGCCTACACGCCGGTCGAGCGGGTGGTCGGGCTGTCGAAGCTGGCCCGGCTCACCGATATCTTCGCGCGCCGCCTGCAGACCCAGGAGCATCTGACCGCCCAGATCGCGGCCGCGATCGACGAGGTCCTGAAGCCGCGCGGCGTTGCAGTGGTGATCGAGGCGGAGCATACCTGCATGTCGGTGCGCGGCGTCGCCAAGCATGGTGCGATGACCTTCACCAGCCGCTATACCGGCATGTTCCGCGACAATCCGGCGGAACAGGCGCGTTTCCTGTCCATGGTGCGAGGGGCGCAGCGCTGA
- a CDS encoding iron-sulfur cluster assembly scaffold protein has product MLNDIYNKRIIELAGNIPRLGRLPDPDASATAHSKLCGSTVKIDLKMEGPVVTDFAHDVKACALGQASSSIMASHVVGSTANELRELRETVRRMLKENGRPPEGKWADIALLEPVRDYKARHASTMLTFDAVVDAIGQIEAKAKQPASAQG; this is encoded by the coding sequence ATGCTGAACGACATCTACAACAAGCGCATCATCGAACTGGCCGGCAATATACCCCGGCTCGGACGCCTCCCCGACCCAGACGCCAGCGCCACGGCGCATTCCAAGCTGTGCGGATCGACCGTCAAGATCGATCTCAAGATGGAAGGACCCGTCGTCACCGACTTCGCCCATGACGTGAAGGCCTGTGCGCTTGGGCAGGCCTCTTCATCCATCATGGCAAGTCACGTCGTCGGCTCAACCGCCAATGAATTGCGCGAGTTACGCGAGACCGTTCGCAGGATGCTGAAGGAAAACGGCAGGCCGCCGGAGGGCAAGTGGGCCGATATCGCGCTGCTCGAGCCGGTGCGCGACTACAAGGCCCGGCACGCCTCGACGATGCTTACCTTCGATGCCGTGGTCGATGCGATCGGCCAGATCGAGGCGAAGGCGAAACAGCCGGCCTCGGCGCAGGGCTGA
- the yidD gene encoding membrane protein insertion efficiency factor YidD, translating to MKHSADCSACAGMVQRLPRNLGRALIWIYRHTLSLLVGYNCRHLPTCSVYADEAIERFGLWGGGWMTLARLLRCQPWGTSGIDNVPQTPPPGARWYLPWRFGRWRGVNAP from the coding sequence ATGAAGCATTCAGCGGATTGTTCGGCCTGCGCCGGAATGGTTCAGCGCCTGCCGCGCAATCTCGGCCGCGCGCTGATCTGGATCTACCGGCACACGCTGTCGCTGCTGGTCGGTTACAACTGCCGCCATCTGCCGACCTGTTCGGTCTATGCCGACGAGGCGATCGAACGCTTCGGATTATGGGGCGGAGGCTGGATGACGCTGGCGCGGCTGTTGCGCTGCCAGCCCTGGGGCACTTCGGGGATCGACAACGTACCGCAGACCCCGCCGCCCGGCGCACGATGGTACCTGCCGTGGCGGTTCGGTCGCTGGCGCGGCGTCAACGCGCCGTAG
- a CDS encoding APC family permease, with protein sequence MAASETGSAAWPGRLPGSGSTVSVLVATAIVVADMVGVGVFTSLGFQVKDIPSGFSILLLWAIGGIVALCGVFSYSELGAMFPRSSGEYNFLTRAFHPAFGFLAGWVSATVGFAAPVALAAMAFGEYGKSVLPDAPPLALAVGVVWLVSLVQLGGVKHSSTFQLIATILKVVLIMAFLVAGFVIATPQPVTFMPSVSDLGYVTSAPFAIGLVFVMYSFSGWNAATYIIGEMRDPEQNLPRAMLAGTLIVLVLYVALNAVFLHTAPIDKLAGQLDVARISGSHIFGEVGGRIVGAMICIGLISSISAMMWIGPRVMMTMGEDIPALRIFSRKSGSGAPVYAILFQLAVASLMLFTRSFEKVLDFIQFSLLFCSFFTVLGVIKLRITRPDLPRPYRAWGYPVTPLVFLLVTGFMMYYLATERPLQSFLGILIMISGLLIYAVFRKRADRAPASPGRE encoded by the coding sequence ATGGCGGCATCAGAGACGGGAAGCGCGGCATGGCCTGGCCGACTCCCCGGCAGCGGTTCGACCGTATCGGTCCTTGTCGCCACCGCGATTGTGGTGGCCGACATGGTCGGCGTCGGCGTGTTCACCAGCCTCGGCTTTCAGGTCAAGGACATCCCGTCGGGATTTTCGATCCTGCTGCTGTGGGCGATTGGCGGCATCGTCGCGCTGTGCGGGGTGTTTTCCTACAGCGAACTCGGCGCGATGTTTCCGCGCTCCAGCGGTGAATACAACTTCCTGACCCGGGCGTTTCACCCGGCATTCGGATTTCTCGCCGGCTGGGTGTCGGCGACGGTCGGTTTCGCCGCACCGGTGGCGCTCGCCGCGATGGCCTTCGGCGAATACGGCAAGTCGGTGCTCCCCGACGCGCCGCCGCTGGCGCTCGCCGTCGGCGTGGTCTGGCTGGTGTCGCTGGTGCAGCTCGGCGGGGTCAAGCACTCCAGTACCTTTCAGCTGATCGCGACCATCCTGAAGGTGGTGCTCATCATGGCCTTCCTGGTGGCGGGATTTGTCATCGCCACCCCGCAGCCGGTCACGTTTATGCCTTCGGTCTCCGACCTCGGCTATGTCACCAGCGCGCCGTTCGCGATCGGTCTGGTGTTCGTGATGTATTCGTTTTCGGGGTGGAACGCTGCGACCTACATCATCGGCGAGATGCGCGACCCGGAGCAGAACCTGCCGCGCGCGATGCTGGCGGGGACGCTGATCGTGCTGGTGCTGTACGTCGCGCTCAACGCGGTGTTCCTGCATACCGCGCCGATCGACAAACTGGCGGGGCAACTCGACGTCGCCCGCATCTCCGGCAGCCACATCTTCGGCGAGGTCGGCGGCCGCATCGTCGGCGCGATGATCTGCATCGGGCTGATATCCTCGATCAGCGCGATGATGTGGATCGGCCCGCGCGTAATGATGACCATGGGCGAGGACATTCCGGCGTTGCGGATCTTCTCCCGCAAGTCGGGCAGCGGGGCGCCGGTCTACGCCATCCTGTTCCAGCTTGCGGTGGCGAGCCTGATGCTGTTCACCCGCAGCTTCGAGAAGGTGCTCGACTTCATCCAGTTCAGCCTGCTGTTCTGCTCGTTCTTCACCGTGCTCGGCGTCATCAAGCTGCGCATCACGCGGCCCGATTTGCCGCGGCCCTATCGGGCCTGGGGATACCCGGTGACACCATTGGTTTTCCTGCTCGTGACCGGATTCATGATGTACTATCTTGCCACCGAGCGCCCGTTGCAGTCGTTCCTGGGAATCTTGATCATGATCTCCGGCCTGTTGATCTATGCCGTTTTCCGCAAGCGGGCCGATCGGGCCCCCGCATCCCCGGGCCGCGAATAG
- a CDS encoding alpha/beta hydrolase encodes MLAANAHASSGDTFEDRFPTPTFKERFPTTSESLVPRQPAASAPGGRTARSAPAPYRVASLAPTVPYQRPPREDQTMLVGLKSSAFPYLGTNPRTDEPFLNISKGDRRGHRSYGGRVYWQDQTYNDNRVLMHVPENFDVRKPGVIVVFFHGNGATLERDVRDRQLVPQQISESGVNAVLLAPQLAVDAADSSAGKFWQPGGLKRFVNESADHLARLYGDPRAARAFADMPVIIVGYSGGFMPAAWSLEVGGLGNRVRGVFLLDAVYGELDKFASWIVSNRSGFFVSAYTRSTRRHEHELMAMLKEKGIAISDDMDGPLRPGSVVFLETPEGVTHRDYVTRAWTENPVKDVLVKMAATPALTRVATNSPSHADR; translated from the coding sequence ATGCTGGCCGCCAACGCGCACGCCTCGTCGGGCGATACGTTCGAGGACCGGTTTCCGACGCCGACCTTCAAGGAGCGCTTCCCGACCACGAGCGAGAGTTTGGTGCCCCGGCAACCTGCTGCGTCAGCACCGGGCGGGCGCACCGCGCGGTCCGCGCCGGCTCCCTATCGGGTGGCGTCGCTGGCGCCGACGGTGCCGTACCAGCGTCCGCCGCGCGAGGATCAGACCATGTTGGTCGGGCTGAAATCCTCGGCGTTTCCCTATCTCGGCACCAACCCGCGCACCGACGAGCCGTTCCTGAACATTTCCAAGGGCGACCGTCGCGGCCACCGCAGTTACGGCGGCCGGGTCTACTGGCAGGACCAGACCTACAACGACAACCGCGTGCTGATGCACGTCCCCGAAAACTTCGATGTCCGCAAGCCCGGCGTCATCGTGGTGTTCTTCCACGGCAACGGCGCGACGCTGGAACGCGACGTGCGCGACCGCCAACTGGTGCCGCAGCAGATTTCCGAGTCCGGCGTCAACGCGGTGCTGCTGGCGCCGCAGCTGGCGGTCGACGCCGCCGATTCCAGCGCCGGCAAGTTCTGGCAACCCGGCGGACTGAAGCGCTTCGTCAACGAGTCGGCCGATCATCTGGCCCGTCTCTACGGCGATCCGCGCGCGGCCAGGGCTTTCGCCGACATGCCGGTCATCATCGTCGGCTACAGCGGCGGCTTCATGCCGGCGGCCTGGAGCCTCGAGGTCGGCGGTCTCGGCAACCGCGTGCGCGGCGTGTTCCTGCTCGATGCGGTCTATGGCGAACTGGACAAGTTTGCGTCCTGGATCGTGAGCAACCGGTCCGGCTTCTTCGTCAGCGCCTATACCCGCTCCACCCGGCGGCACGAGCATGAGCTGATGGCCATGCTGAAGGAGAAGGGCATCGCCATATCGGACGATATGGACGGGCCGTTGCGGCCCGGCAGCGTGGTTTTCCTCGAGACGCCCGAAGGCGTGACTCATCGCGATTACGTCACGCGCGCCTGGACGGAGAATCCGGTGAAGGACGTGCTGGTCAAGATGGCGGCAACGCCCGCACTGACGCGGGTGGCGACAAACTCGCCCTCACACGCGGACCGCTGA
- a CDS encoding GrlR family regulatory protein: protein MQEGLYKVEFHTVHGTGNGVLYATSGKLRGGNSGFAFTGNYTRKGEEIHVKISTLRHNPDPGFKPLFGTDMITLTLKGAEHGDMVDFEGFALQVPGVAFKAILTRIGD, encoded by the coding sequence TTGCAGGAAGGCCTTTACAAGGTTGAATTTCATACCGTTCATGGCACCGGCAACGGCGTGCTTTACGCCACCAGCGGCAAACTCCGCGGCGGCAATTCCGGCTTTGCTTTCACCGGGAATTACACCCGCAAGGGCGAGGAAATCCACGTCAAGATCTCGACCCTGCGCCACAATCCCGACCCCGGCTTCAAGCCGCTGTTCGGAACCGACATGATCACGCTGACGCTGAAGGGAGCCGAACACGGCGACATGGTCGATTTCGAAGGCTTTGCCCTGCAGGTGCCCGGCGTCGCCTTCAAGGCGATCCTGACCCGGATCGGCGACTGA
- a CDS encoding MFS transporter, protein MKIPPADGHVHRRFAPTALMLGNIVIGCSVLAPAGMLPELSSDLGVSIRDAGLLITFGAVVLCIGSPLTAWLTSRIERRTLLAATLAILALANAASAFAPDYASLLVIRLVMLAVGALYTPQAAGTAALIVPTEKRGSTIAYIFLGWSLAAAIGLPLIALIGSRYGWRAVYGGIGAIGCISFLLLAWRLPGGLVGAPVDLKTWADVGRNRMIALLLLVTTLQMSGQFVVFTFMGPLLNKLTQAGPDAIGLVFALYGVFGFVGIAIATRIVDAWGAYKTSLLFTLVLLAGIAGWALSAGIYPLMACSVAIWGLGFASTNSMQQVRLVTAAPALAPASVSLNTSVLYVGQAIGSAVGGLLFAQDWLYAAGYVAAGFVMLALFGVILTRPRPAAPSV, encoded by the coding sequence ATGAAAATCCCGCCCGCCGACGGCCACGTCCACCGCCGCTTCGCACCCACCGCCCTGATGCTCGGCAACATCGTCATCGGCTGTTCGGTGCTGGCGCCGGCGGGCATGCTGCCCGAGCTCTCGTCGGATCTCGGCGTCAGCATCCGCGACGCCGGGCTCCTGATCACGTTCGGCGCGGTGGTGCTGTGCATCGGCTCACCGCTGACGGCGTGGCTGACCAGCCGGATCGAGCGCCGCACGCTGCTGGCCGCGACCCTGGCGATCCTCGCGCTCGCCAATGCGGCTTCCGCGTTCGCGCCAGACTATGCGAGCCTGCTGGTCATCCGCCTCGTGATGCTGGCGGTCGGCGCGCTCTATACCCCGCAGGCCGCGGGCACCGCCGCGCTGATCGTGCCGACGGAGAAGCGCGGCAGCACCATCGCCTATATCTTTCTCGGCTGGTCGCTGGCCGCGGCGATCGGGTTGCCGCTGATCGCCTTGATCGGCAGCCGTTACGGCTGGCGCGCGGTCTATGGCGGCATCGGCGCGATCGGCTGTATCAGTTTTCTGCTGCTGGCGTGGCGCTTGCCGGGCGGACTGGTCGGCGCGCCCGTGGATCTCAAGACCTGGGCCGACGTCGGGCGTAACCGGATGATCGCGTTGCTGCTGCTGGTCACGACGCTTCAGATGTCCGGCCAGTTCGTGGTGTTCACCTTCATGGGGCCGCTATTGAACAAGCTGACGCAGGCAGGGCCTGACGCGATCGGGCTGGTGTTCGCGCTCTACGGTGTATTCGGCTTCGTCGGAATTGCGATCGCCACCCGCATCGTCGACGCCTGGGGAGCCTACAAGACCTCGCTGTTGTTCACCCTCGTATTGCTGGCCGGCATTGCCGGCTGGGCGCTCAGCGCCGGCATCTACCCCTTGATGGCCTGTTCGGTCGCGATCTGGGGACTGGGCTTCGCCTCGACCAACTCGATGCAGCAGGTCCGGCTGGTGACCGCCGCGCCGGCGCTGGCGCCGGCCTCGGTATCGCTCAATACCTCGGTGCTGTATGTCGGGCAGGCGATCGGCTCGGCGGTCGGCGGACTGCTGTTTGCGCAGGATTGGCTCTACGCCGCCGGCTACGTCGCGGCGGGCTTTGTCATGCTGGCGCTGTTCGGCGTCATCCTGACCCGGCCTCGACCTGCGGCGCCGTCGGTCTAG